In Microvenator marinus, one genomic interval encodes:
- a CDS encoding oligosaccharide flippase family protein, with protein sequence MSESFQGTVIRGALAHLLTSTPAKLLGFALTILAAQTLSPGLYGEFNLAVTIYGISDLLTNPSVFTYFVRTPEAPEKSLNSAFTFSLVRGVILMGIFWLLATPLAAAFDGGPGVVVLLQLLSTTFFIASVRNPWVVSVYHGLEYRKMALIESVGALVGNIAGIVLLLIYENPAALATGVIVNQIVGCILTWVYADRAPKFAFDVKELVTVWNFSRFLLINNIIIFLLLQLDDVFIAKLAGLELLGIYALAFKVANDSVLFLIATLRQVLLPAFVRLVSDREKLARATLRAVGTLSALSWILASATFAIAHELMLIISPDPEWRGSELVLMALMPFVLVRAVNGVYGSVLVAVGEPQVLSRVAGFQLACMIPLMWLGYEVGLGIRGSEMDGVLGVTLAIAILNLLTNNVLMVHCHREHDIPGWKGFGLMWLLAPVCVPAAGLATWLKDPTWNPWFGATVGALIVLLIALPAWELLVRGLKLGELVDSPSKLIQRAISR encoded by the coding sequence ATACGAGGGGCATTAGCGCACCTCTTAACGTCCACTCCGGCAAAGCTCCTAGGGTTCGCGCTCACAATCTTGGCCGCACAGACGCTCTCTCCGGGGCTCTACGGCGAGTTCAATCTGGCCGTAACGATCTATGGAATCTCAGACCTCCTGACGAACCCAAGCGTTTTCACGTATTTCGTTCGCACACCGGAAGCCCCTGAGAAGTCGCTCAACAGCGCCTTTACTTTCTCGCTCGTACGCGGCGTGATTCTCATGGGCATCTTCTGGCTTCTTGCGACCCCGCTAGCTGCAGCGTTTGACGGTGGACCGGGCGTGGTGGTGCTGCTCCAGCTGCTCTCCACAACCTTCTTCATCGCTTCGGTACGTAACCCATGGGTCGTAAGCGTCTATCACGGTCTTGAGTACCGAAAGATGGCGCTCATCGAGTCCGTGGGGGCACTCGTCGGCAACATCGCCGGAATCGTTCTCCTTCTCATCTACGAAAACCCAGCCGCACTCGCTACCGGCGTGATCGTCAACCAAATTGTGGGCTGCATTCTGACCTGGGTCTACGCGGACCGCGCCCCGAAGTTCGCCTTTGACGTCAAGGAGCTCGTTACCGTTTGGAATTTTTCCAGATTCCTGCTCATCAACAACATTATCATCTTCCTTCTCTTGCAGCTGGACGACGTCTTCATCGCCAAGTTGGCCGGATTGGAGCTTCTCGGCATCTACGCTTTAGCCTTCAAGGTCGCGAACGACTCCGTTCTCTTTTTGATAGCAACCCTCAGGCAAGTACTCCTTCCGGCGTTCGTGCGACTCGTTTCTGACCGCGAAAAGCTCGCGCGGGCCACGTTGCGTGCCGTGGGGACGCTCTCGGCGCTAAGTTGGATCCTCGCCTCCGCAACTTTCGCAATCGCCCACGAACTCATGCTCATCATTTCGCCTGATCCCGAGTGGCGGGGCTCAGAACTGGTCTTAATGGCGCTCATGCCCTTTGTATTGGTGCGTGCCGTGAACGGCGTCTATGGGTCGGTGCTTGTTGCAGTGGGTGAACCCCAGGTCCTGAGTCGGGTAGCTGGATTTCAGCTCGCCTGCATGATCCCCCTGATGTGGCTTGGGTATGAAGTCGGACTCGGCATACGAGGCAGCGAAATGGATGGAGTTCTGGGCGTCACTCTCGCCATTGCGATTCTGAACTTGTTGACGAATAACGTCTTGATGGTTCATTGCCATCGGGAACACGATATTCCTGGCTGGAAAGGATTTGGCCTAATGTGGCTCTTAGCCCCCGTTTGTGTCCCCGCCGCGGGCCTCGCCACTTGGCTCAAAGACCCTACTTGGAACCCTTGGTTCGGAGCCACAGTCGGAGCCTTAATCGTTCTCTTGATAGCACTCCCGGCGTGGGAACTACTAGTGCGCGGTCTCAAACTGGGCGAGCTCGTGGATAGCCCTTCTAAATTGATTCAACGTGCGATATCCCGCTAG
- a CDS encoding inorganic pyrophosphatase: MKFPEPFYRWRPHPWHGVDVGPKAPEIVHAYIEITPFDSVKYEVDKTTGYLRVDRPQRSSSQPPALYGFIPRTFCGERVNAMSQDATQGDGDPLDICVISERPIDRAEILLNARVIGGLQMVDGGEADDKIVAILQNDHMWGHVNDISELPDILTERLQHYFLTYKQIPSERGIGKVKITSIFGREHAHALVLASMEDYDETYGA; the protein is encoded by the coding sequence ATGAAGTTCCCAGAACCGTTTTATCGTTGGCGTCCACATCCATGGCATGGAGTCGATGTCGGTCCAAAAGCACCTGAGATTGTGCACGCTTATATCGAGATTACTCCCTTCGATTCGGTGAAGTACGAGGTCGACAAGACGACCGGTTATCTAAGGGTCGATCGCCCTCAGCGCTCGTCATCACAGCCTCCGGCGCTCTACGGCTTCATCCCGCGGACTTTCTGCGGAGAGCGGGTTAACGCCATGTCTCAAGATGCTACCCAGGGCGACGGCGATCCTTTGGATATCTGCGTGATCAGCGAGCGTCCAATCGACCGAGCTGAGATTTTGCTCAACGCCCGTGTGATTGGTGGCCTTCAAATGGTGGACGGTGGTGAGGCCGACGATAAGATCGTGGCTATCCTTCAGAATGACCACATGTGGGGGCACGTCAACGATATCTCAGAGCTCCCAGATATCTTGACGGAGCGGTTGCAACACTACTTCCTCACCTACAAACAGATTCCTTCCGAGCGAGGTATCGGTAAGGTGAAGATCACGTCCATTTTTGGCCGTGAACACGCACACGCGCTCGTGCTTGCTTCCATGGAAGATTACGACGAGACCTACGGAGCCTAA
- a CDS encoding energy transducer TonB — translation MALHVGIFAFLAFVGFFDDPPVEDQKFEVSMKVLPPKKADEEPEPEPEALPEPEPEPEKVVVPEEPAVLLTKQTVVQETNSEVPEEESRYMSESANRVEEETRALETSLDVPTNSDLPVKEESIPESGEGGDASETAEVEQEAQEAQKAIPEVEIRRSLFQPDLARMERIVGRDGAAEKKERSAKRGPKLLSNFEASQVAIKASFENFIPEIKIGNHTAVNAHANPAATYLARIHAQIHRQWADGYLMYLDTREPMSSPLQDPDLHTKLEYVIDANSGEVEKVNIVETSGNSAYDAAAITISFAAGPHRAPPADVVSPNGKVYVHWNFWRNQKQCGIFGAEVFLLDKDG, via the coding sequence ATGGCGCTGCATGTCGGGATTTTTGCGTTTCTTGCGTTTGTGGGATTCTTCGACGACCCGCCGGTCGAGGATCAGAAGTTCGAAGTCTCGATGAAGGTCTTGCCGCCTAAGAAGGCTGATGAGGAGCCCGAACCTGAGCCGGAGGCGCTTCCAGAACCCGAGCCCGAGCCTGAGAAGGTTGTCGTTCCCGAAGAACCTGCGGTGCTCTTAACCAAACAAACAGTCGTTCAAGAAACAAATAGTGAAGTGCCGGAGGAGGAATCTCGATATATGTCGGAATCTGCGAACCGAGTCGAAGAGGAGACACGCGCTCTAGAGACTTCGTTGGATGTCCCGACAAATAGCGATCTGCCCGTCAAGGAAGAGTCGATTCCAGAAAGCGGCGAGGGAGGTGATGCGTCGGAGACAGCCGAGGTTGAACAGGAGGCGCAGGAAGCACAAAAAGCTATTCCAGAAGTCGAGATTCGAAGGTCCCTCTTTCAGCCGGATCTGGCCAGGATGGAGCGCATCGTAGGTCGAGATGGCGCAGCGGAAAAAAAGGAGCGAAGCGCCAAACGAGGGCCGAAACTCTTGTCGAATTTTGAAGCCTCGCAGGTGGCAATCAAGGCATCCTTCGAAAATTTCATCCCAGAGATCAAGATCGGAAACCATACGGCGGTCAACGCCCATGCGAATCCAGCGGCCACTTATCTGGCCCGCATCCATGCGCAGATTCATCGGCAGTGGGCAGATGGCTATCTGATGTATTTGGACACGCGCGAGCCGATGTCTTCGCCACTTCAGGACCCCGACCTCCATACCAAGCTCGAATACGTGATCGATGCGAATTCAGGGGAGGTCGAAAAAGTAAATATTGTTGAGACCTCAGGAAACTCTGCGTATGACGCGGCGGCTATCACTATCTCGTTTGCAGCCGGCCCCCACCGTGCGCCACCTGCCGACGTGGTCTCACCCAACGGCAAGGTCTACGTGCACTGGAACTTTTGGAGAAACCAGAAGCAATGCGGCATTTTTGGGGCTGAGGTGTTTTTGCTCGATAAGGATGGTTGA
- a CDS encoding Dickkopf N-terminal cysteine-rich domain-containing protein, with protein sequence MPKPCAADVECPSGFVCDETCRLGCRPGTDACGIGESCLVETGKTYGSCEPRCTVDQDCPFGQFCDLAAENVACVPEGPCQGDDECRSDEICRANRCVQPPCSSDEECLETQVCEISTGTCLPDQCEDDVYSSADPPNHARENAARLPPAAECIASPTPRCTYQNLTMCSGRSDWFVLRVGSSEGLRIRVDQVDDSTDIDMYIWDENGRLMAQNTLLTLSSTVRIDSPRAQDIYVEIRPTDFQPSRYSLTILREFCQNDLFEENDTLSTATTLNTQPGVNAEVRGTSCGLDEDWFRFLDLPEGARLRIERSDSETSLLMNLYGPDGPLNAILREQTVDYLRIPAPGTYYLQVLSGLGLSSDYRFNYSVEAEWSCPGAGEFSTFETARLEAPGTHFEGFCPQGQGWEVDWWALQTSSGNLQVAVSPGEDAPELQVVLLQSQDGATPTPVRSAAFTGNSWELTAPTTPGVDYLLRVSSSSALGGLKTPPSYEVRYESGP encoded by the coding sequence TTGCCCAAACCCTGTGCTGCCGACGTCGAATGCCCGTCCGGTTTCGTCTGTGACGAAACCTGTCGCCTCGGGTGTCGGCCCGGCACGGATGCGTGCGGAATCGGTGAGTCTTGCCTAGTTGAGACGGGAAAAACGTATGGAAGTTGCGAGCCACGATGTACCGTGGACCAAGACTGCCCTTTCGGACAATTCTGTGACTTAGCCGCAGAAAACGTCGCATGTGTGCCTGAAGGCCCCTGCCAGGGTGACGACGAATGCAGAAGCGACGAAATCTGCAGGGCAAACCGCTGCGTGCAACCACCTTGTTCGTCCGATGAAGAGTGTCTCGAGACTCAGGTGTGTGAAATCTCCACGGGAACTTGTCTCCCAGACCAGTGCGAGGACGATGTCTATTCGTCAGCCGACCCTCCCAACCATGCCCGAGAGAACGCTGCGCGCCTACCACCTGCCGCCGAGTGTATCGCCTCACCAACGCCCCGATGTACATATCAAAACCTAACGATGTGTTCAGGACGCTCCGATTGGTTTGTCTTGCGGGTCGGCTCATCGGAGGGACTTAGAATCCGCGTCGACCAAGTCGATGACTCAACGGATATCGATATGTACATCTGGGACGAGAACGGCCGACTCATGGCGCAAAACACACTACTCACGCTTTCTTCAACGGTTCGAATCGATTCCCCAAGAGCTCAAGACATCTATGTGGAGATTCGGCCTACCGACTTTCAGCCTAGCCGCTATTCACTCACCATTCTTCGAGAATTCTGCCAGAACGACCTCTTCGAAGAGAACGACACACTCAGCACGGCCACAACGCTCAATACGCAACCAGGCGTGAACGCCGAGGTTCGCGGCACGAGCTGTGGACTCGATGAAGATTGGTTTCGATTCTTAGATCTGCCCGAAGGCGCACGGCTCAGAATTGAGCGCAGTGATTCTGAAACCTCATTGCTGATGAACCTCTATGGCCCTGACGGTCCACTCAATGCGATTTTGCGCGAACAAACCGTAGACTATTTGAGAATTCCAGCCCCTGGCACGTACTACCTACAGGTCTTAAGTGGGTTGGGGCTCTCGAGCGATTACCGCTTCAACTACTCGGTCGAAGCCGAATGGAGCTGCCCTGGAGCCGGAGAGTTCTCCACGTTTGAGACCGCAAGGCTTGAGGCACCAGGAACACATTTCGAAGGATTCTGCCCGCAGGGACAAGGCTGGGAGGTCGATTGGTGGGCATTGCAAACCTCCTCAGGAAACCTTCAAGTCGCTGTCTCACCTGGCGAAGATGCGCCTGAACTTCAGGTCGTGCTTCTTCAAAGCCAAGACGGCGCAACGCCGACTCCAGTAAGAAGTGCAGCTTTTACCGGCAATAGTTGGGAGCTTACGGCGCCCACCACCCCTGGCGTGGACTATTTACTCCGGGTCTCCTCGTCATCGGCGTTAGGAGGACTCAAGACCCCTCCTTCCTATGAGGTACGTTACGAGTCCGGACCTTGA
- a CDS encoding RNA methyltransferase: MSRRLENLVVVLYEPQDDINIGSVLRVVENFEVGELRLVNPASADPERILISAPRTQHAISKMKVCTSLEEAVSDTKIVFGTSARPRRAHMSLAKPWDVAGTFVGAQEKVALVFGREDSGLPNEALDRCDVLMTIPTNPSYSSLNLAQAVLLCIWECFRAAEVGDTEPTLRTIESIERVERGQLERMLGFAEQALNSVEFFKSENAPQVMRSVRNVFSRAGLDERELAIWFGIWKEIPAYLKRKGLDQGPDS; this comes from the coding sequence GTGAGCCGCCGATTAGAAAACCTGGTGGTGGTGCTTTACGAGCCGCAAGACGATATCAACATCGGTAGTGTCCTGAGGGTTGTAGAGAACTTTGAGGTGGGCGAGCTGCGGCTGGTGAATCCAGCCAGCGCCGACCCGGAACGCATTCTGATTTCGGCGCCCAGAACACAACACGCCATTTCCAAAATGAAGGTGTGCACGTCTCTTGAGGAAGCCGTAAGCGATACCAAGATCGTGTTTGGAACGAGCGCTCGGCCCCGACGCGCACATATGAGTTTGGCGAAGCCCTGGGACGTTGCAGGCACTTTCGTGGGGGCGCAAGAGAAGGTGGCACTGGTCTTTGGGCGCGAAGACAGCGGGCTACCAAACGAGGCACTCGACCGTTGTGACGTGCTCATGACCATTCCAACGAATCCAAGCTACTCTTCACTCAATCTGGCTCAGGCAGTTTTACTCTGTATCTGGGAGTGTTTCCGTGCGGCTGAAGTGGGCGACACGGAACCTACGCTCAGAACGATCGAATCGATTGAAAGGGTAGAGAGGGGCCAGCTCGAGCGGATGCTTGGGTTTGCCGAACAAGCCCTGAATTCGGTGGAATTCTTCAAGTCCGAGAACGCGCCTCAGGTGATGCGAAGTGTGCGAAATGTGTTTTCGCGTGCCGGCTTAGACGAGCGGGAGCTTGCCATTTGGTTCGGGATTTGGAAGGAAATTCCCGCTTATCTGAAAAGAAAGGGGCTCGATCAAGGTCCGGACTCGTAA
- the ftsZ gene encoding cell division protein FtsZ, whose translation MLQFDDTEFKDSAKIKVIGVGGGGGNAVNTMIAEGINDVEFIAANTDLQALDTNLASVKIQLGTSLTKGLGAGATPEVGRNAALEDKNLIAKALEGADMVFVTAGMGGGTGTGAAPIIASIAREMGALTVGVVTKPFQFEGRRRRRQADEGIQNLSSAVDTLITIPNQRLLAIAGEDTTILEAFKRADEVLLQAVQGISDLITIRGLVNVDFADVRTIMAGKGLALMGTGRATGASRALVAAEMAVSSPLLEDVSIDGATGILINITGGYDMTLKEINEAASFIEEASDEDAQIIFGNVIDEEMRDEIKITVIATGFPSITKETSVEVNRDRAKPIAVRTPQATENLRNTVSGMPAVEEVEEEEAPRPPRVAAESETGAGRRATFIRGGSGLTQSEEEQIEMPTFLRSRRRNE comes from the coding sequence ATGCTTCAATTTGATGATACCGAGTTTAAAGATTCCGCAAAAATCAAGGTCATTGGCGTTGGTGGAGGCGGCGGAAACGCAGTGAACACCATGATTGCCGAGGGGATCAACGATGTGGAATTCATCGCCGCAAATACCGATTTGCAGGCTTTGGATACCAACCTTGCAAGTGTGAAGATCCAGCTCGGTACAAGTCTGACCAAAGGACTCGGTGCGGGAGCGACTCCAGAAGTTGGCCGCAACGCTGCTCTCGAGGATAAGAACCTGATCGCAAAGGCGCTCGAAGGCGCGGATATGGTTTTTGTGACGGCGGGAATGGGTGGCGGAACCGGAACAGGTGCAGCCCCAATCATCGCGAGCATCGCACGTGAAATGGGAGCGTTGACGGTTGGTGTGGTCACTAAGCCGTTTCAATTTGAAGGCCGGCGTCGTCGCCGTCAGGCTGATGAAGGCATTCAGAATTTGTCTTCTGCAGTCGATACCCTCATCACGATTCCGAATCAGCGATTGCTTGCGATTGCCGGGGAAGACACCACCATTCTCGAAGCATTTAAGCGAGCCGACGAGGTCCTTTTGCAGGCTGTGCAAGGGATTTCCGACCTTATTACCATTCGCGGTTTGGTCAATGTCGACTTTGCCGACGTTCGAACGATTATGGCTGGAAAGGGGCTCGCGCTCATGGGAACCGGACGTGCTACCGGGGCATCTCGCGCCCTTGTAGCTGCTGAGATGGCTGTGTCCTCGCCACTTCTCGAAGATGTATCGATCGATGGCGCCACCGGTATTCTGATCAATATTACCGGCGGCTACGATATGACTCTCAAAGAGATCAATGAAGCTGCGTCGTTCATTGAAGAAGCGTCGGACGAAGATGCTCAAATTATCTTCGGAAACGTGATCGACGAAGAGATGCGAGACGAGATCAAGATTACCGTGATCGCAACCGGCTTCCCCTCAATCACGAAAGAGACGAGCGTCGAGGTCAATCGCGACCGGGCTAAGCCGATTGCTGTGCGCACGCCACAGGCTACAGAAAACCTCAGAAACACCGTATCTGGTATGCCAGCAGTGGAGGAGGTTGAAGAGGAGGAGGCTCCACGCCCACCTCGTGTGGCTGCCGAATCGGAAACAGGTGCAGGTCGCCGCGCCACGTTCATACGTGGAGGTTCGGGACTGACGCAAAGCGAAGAAGAGCAGATCGAGATGCCGACCTTCCTTAGAAGTCGACGTCGAAACGAGTGA
- the ftsA gene encoding cell division protein FtsA encodes MARKEEILVGLDIGTTKIACIIGEVTDEGVDIIGIGSHPSTGLRKGVVINIDATINSIKKAVEEAELMAGCEVNSVFAGIAGGHIKGFNSHGIVAVKEKEVRPSDLARVVDAARAVAIPMDREVIHVVPQDYIIDDQDGIKDPVGMSGVRLEAKVHIVTGSVTSAQNIVKCANACGLDVADIVLEQLASANAVLSEDEKELGVAVVDIGGGTTDIAIFCGGALVHTAVLAVGGNHITNDIAVGLRTPMAEAERIKQRYGCAMTSRVDETETIEVPSVGGRPPRVLSRHILSEIIEPRCEEIFAFVAREIRNSGYEELIASGVVITGGTTILEHMPELAEEVLGLPVRRGLPKGVGGLVDVVRNPKFATGVGLVLYGMRNQDQPFMRRDEERGLDKVMSRMKRWFAEIF; translated from the coding sequence ATGGCACGTAAAGAAGAAATACTTGTTGGATTGGATATTGGGACGACCAAAATCGCGTGCATCATCGGCGAGGTGACGGACGAAGGTGTGGATATCATCGGTATCGGCTCACATCCGTCGACTGGCCTGCGAAAGGGTGTGGTCATCAACATCGACGCCACCATCAACTCCATCAAAAAGGCTGTTGAAGAAGCCGAGCTTATGGCTGGCTGCGAGGTGAACTCAGTGTTCGCGGGAATCGCGGGCGGGCATATCAAGGGCTTCAACTCCCATGGCATCGTGGCAGTCAAGGAAAAGGAAGTGCGTCCGAGCGACCTCGCACGAGTCGTGGACGCTGCCCGAGCCGTGGCGATCCCCATGGACCGCGAAGTGATTCACGTGGTGCCTCAGGACTACATCATCGACGACCAGGACGGCATCAAAGACCCGGTTGGTATGAGTGGTGTTCGACTTGAGGCCAAGGTGCACATCGTGACTGGGTCGGTCACCAGTGCTCAGAACATCGTCAAATGCGCCAATGCCTGTGGTCTGGATGTGGCGGATATCGTGCTTGAGCAGCTCGCGAGTGCCAACGCGGTGCTGAGTGAGGACGAAAAGGAACTCGGAGTCGCTGTCGTGGATATCGGTGGAGGAACGACGGACATCGCGATTTTCTGCGGTGGTGCGCTCGTTCATACTGCGGTCCTCGCCGTAGGCGGCAATCATATCACCAACGATATTGCTGTGGGACTTCGGACCCCTATGGCTGAAGCAGAACGAATTAAGCAGCGCTACGGGTGCGCCATGACGAGCCGGGTGGACGAGACCGAAACCATTGAGGTTCCTTCGGTAGGTGGTCGTCCTCCGCGTGTTCTAAGCCGTCATATCCTCTCGGAAATCATCGAGCCACGATGTGAAGAGATTTTCGCCTTCGTCGCGCGTGAGATTCGCAATTCGGGCTACGAGGAGCTGATTGCAAGCGGTGTCGTCATCACAGGTGGCACGACGATTCTTGAGCATATGCCTGAGCTCGCTGAGGAGGTCCTTGGGCTTCCGGTCCGCCGCGGTCTTCCCAAAGGTGTGGGCGGACTCGTGGATGTGGTTCGGAATCCCAAATTCGCTACCGGAGTTGGACTTGTACTTTACGGAATGCGCAATCAGGACCAGCCTTTCATGCGTCGCGACGAAGAGCGCGGGTTGGACAAGGTGATGTCGCGTATGAAAAGGTGGTTTGCCGAGATTTTCTAG
- a CDS encoding cell division protein FtsQ/DivIB encodes MARKRQNRRRVKPEDRVKAIREVGTHGLRVWGPRVALAAVGLAIPYAIYVGYFHVISGPTFLLKTIEVSGVERLSEEDVLEASGVSANMNIFDVEILKVEESVEAMPWVKDALVERELPDTLRVRIDEWSPEMVLVDSGYQLVGDNGKVFKTIDPQDNVDELLALPILTGLTSSDLEKESGRELFQEAKVALQAFRAEGLEEFVALSEVHVDPILGVSLVAMDGGCEIRLGTGKMPERMKRLRVVLSRLQDEGETAEYILLDHESELGRVIVGRTGWASKDASQPNRQ; translated from the coding sequence ATGGCACGTAAACGCCAAAATCGCAGGAGGGTAAAGCCTGAAGACCGAGTCAAAGCGATTCGGGAAGTGGGCACCCACGGTCTGCGTGTTTGGGGTCCACGCGTTGCGCTCGCCGCGGTGGGGCTTGCCATTCCCTATGCGATATACGTGGGATATTTCCACGTCATTTCCGGGCCCACCTTCTTGCTCAAAACCATTGAGGTCTCGGGCGTTGAACGCCTGAGCGAAGAGGATGTTTTGGAAGCGAGCGGTGTATCCGCGAACATGAACATTTTTGATGTTGAGATTCTCAAGGTCGAAGAAAGCGTGGAAGCGATGCCGTGGGTAAAGGATGCGCTCGTCGAACGAGAGCTGCCGGATACTCTACGGGTGCGAATCGACGAGTGGTCGCCGGAGATGGTTCTCGTGGATTCGGGATATCAGTTGGTGGGCGATAACGGCAAAGTCTTCAAGACCATCGATCCTCAAGACAATGTTGATGAGCTCCTGGCATTGCCGATTTTGACGGGGCTTACTTCGTCCGATCTTGAAAAAGAGAGCGGTCGAGAGCTTTTTCAGGAAGCAAAAGTGGCGCTACAGGCCTTTCGAGCCGAGGGGCTCGAAGAGTTTGTGGCGTTGAGTGAAGTGCATGTAGACCCAATCCTCGGCGTGTCCCTGGTGGCCATGGACGGAGGATGTGAGATTAGACTTGGGACAGGAAAGATGCCCGAGCGAATGAAACGATTGAGAGTTGTGCTTTCTCGCCTACAAGACGAAGGCGAAACAGCTGAATACATATTATTGGACCACGAAAGTGAACTAGGAAGAGTGATTGTTGGACGGACCGGTTGGGCGAGCAAGGATGCGAGCCAGCCAAATCGTCAATGA
- a CDS encoding D-alanine--D-alanine ligase, giving the protein MLGHINRERFRGEPVGVVYGGDSSERDVSLKTGKAFLDALEELGYDATGYDLPNDLSKLLNDKPAAVILGLHGGNGENGAVQGLLSVIGVPFTGSGVMASALAMDKARTKALLRDARVPVADGIYVPSRDFRASDASSYLEEVPVPCVVKLNDAGSSVGVWVCRDEAAYLEAISAVSGMLSDAPTAGVLIEAFVKGPEYSVGFFDDQFLGAIEIRPEKGFYDYEAKYATNTTQYVPVEDSELSAQLEAIGRTAYRKVGCQGVARVDMMGEPDTLIVLELNTIPGMTATSLIPKMAARLGLTFKDFTEFLLASAHC; this is encoded by the coding sequence ATGCTAGGCCACATCAACCGCGAACGATTTAGGGGAGAGCCAGTTGGCGTGGTTTACGGCGGAGATTCGAGCGAGCGCGATGTAAGTCTGAAGACTGGGAAGGCCTTCTTGGACGCGCTTGAAGAGCTCGGGTACGACGCGACCGGCTACGACCTTCCGAATGACCTTTCGAAGCTTCTAAATGATAAGCCTGCTGCCGTGATCTTGGGGCTGCACGGTGGCAATGGCGAGAATGGTGCGGTTCAAGGATTGCTCAGCGTTATCGGGGTGCCGTTTACGGGAAGTGGCGTGATGGCTTCGGCGCTGGCCATGGATAAGGCGCGCACCAAAGCGCTCTTGCGTGACGCTCGGGTTCCTGTCGCTGACGGAATCTATGTGCCTTCAAGAGATTTTAGAGCGTCAGACGCGTCTTCGTATTTGGAAGAAGTACCCGTTCCCTGTGTGGTAAAACTCAACGACGCCGGAAGTTCGGTAGGAGTTTGGGTATGCCGCGATGAGGCTGCGTACTTGGAGGCAATCTCGGCGGTCTCGGGGATGCTTAGCGATGCGCCAACTGCGGGTGTCCTCATCGAGGCGTTCGTAAAAGGTCCTGAGTATTCAGTGGGATTTTTTGACGACCAATTCCTCGGAGCCATCGAGATTCGACCAGAGAAAGGTTTTTACGATTACGAGGCGAAGTACGCCACGAATACGACCCAATATGTTCCGGTTGAAGATTCTGAGCTGAGTGCTCAACTTGAAGCAATCGGGCGTACGGCCTATCGAAAAGTGGGTTGTCAGGGAGTCGCGCGGGTGGATATGATGGGCGAGCCGGACACGCTCATCGTACTTGAGTTGAATACGATTCCGGGGATGACAGCGACAAGCCTGATACCAAAGATGGCTGCACGGCTTGGGCTTACATTTAAGGATTTTACAGAGTTTTTGCTCGCTTCAGCACATTGCTGA
- the murB gene encoding UDP-N-acetylmuramate dehydrogenase, translated as MNDVLDEQQKELLRLFGGRVKFNEPLSKHSSLRIGGPALAWISVETEDELSNVLRMARDFELDWLINGLGSNTLFPDEGFDGLVLRLTGEFARWHVDDGVAHVGAGVVNAHLVRGLLKEGWVGMEFLTLIPGTFGGAIVMNAGTREKELSEILEEVRVLSLEEPRMATLTPENLDMRYRHAEIPAGRVVCSGAIRLTRGDVAAASANVKADKDRRNETQPYGLASAGSTFANPPGDAAGRLIDSLGLKGTKIGGARISELHANFFINESGATSEDFLRLMALARVRVREEFGIELRPEVRFAGFDGWARLEELEKEVSKC; from the coding sequence ATGAACGACGTACTCGACGAGCAGCAAAAAGAACTACTACGGCTGTTCGGGGGACGAGTGAAGTTCAATGAGCCACTCTCCAAACACTCGAGTCTTCGAATCGGTGGTCCCGCCCTGGCGTGGATTAGCGTAGAGACCGAGGATGAGCTCAGCAACGTGCTAAGGATGGCACGAGATTTTGAGCTCGATTGGTTGATTAACGGCCTCGGCAGCAACACGCTTTTCCCCGACGAGGGATTCGATGGGTTGGTTCTGAGGCTCACGGGAGAGTTCGCCCGATGGCACGTGGACGACGGTGTTGCCCACGTGGGTGCAGGAGTGGTTAACGCGCATCTCGTGCGTGGACTGCTCAAGGAAGGGTGGGTTGGGATGGAATTCCTAACCTTGATTCCGGGCACGTTTGGCGGCGCAATCGTCATGAATGCCGGAACGCGTGAGAAAGAACTTTCGGAGATTTTAGAAGAAGTTAGAGTTTTGAGTCTTGAGGAGCCAAGGATGGCGACATTGACCCCCGAAAATCTAGACATGCGGTATCGGCACGCTGAGATTCCTGCTGGGAGAGTCGTGTGTTCTGGGGCCATTCGTTTGACAAGGGGAGATGTGGCGGCAGCGAGCGCGAACGTCAAGGCCGACAAAGATCGTAGGAACGAAACCCAGCCTTACGGGCTCGCCAGTGCGGGAAGCACATTTGCTAATCCTCCAGGGGATGCGGCGGGCCGGCTTATCGACTCACTTGGCCTCAAGGGTACGAAGATTGGTGGAGCAAGGATTTCGGAGCTCCACGCAAATTTCTTCATCAACGAGTCAGGGGCCACGTCGGAGGATTTTCTGCGATTGATGGCGCTCGCTCGCGTTAGAGTTCGCGAAGAGTTTGGTATCGAGCTTCGGCCCGAAGTGCGTTTCGCAGGTTTTGACGGTTGGGCTCGCCTCGAAGAGCTCGAAAAAGAGGTTTCGAAATGCTAG